In Nostoc sphaeroides, the genomic window GGATATATTGCTGAATGGTTAAGTTGGCGTTATGTATATGGATTTTCGGCAGGAATGATTTTAATTGTTATTGTCTTGCTAAATATATATTTGCCTAGTGTCAAAAATGAATTTAATGGTTATTATTTAGAGTTATTAAGTTCAACACTTCATCAACTAAAGCGTTTTTCATTATTAAGAGAAGCGTCTTTAATTAGTGGGTTATTGTTTGGTGTCTTTTGCTCATTTTGGACAACGCTGACTTTCCATTTAAGCGGAGCGCCTTTTAATTTTCAATCTGACACAATTGGGATGTATGGCTTTGTGGCGATCGCCGGTGCATTAATGGCACCAGTTTTTGGTAAACTAGCCGATCAAGGTAACTCCCGACGTTCCTTAACTCTTGCTGTCTCGATGGTGATTGCAGGTTTAGTAATTGCTAAAATTGCTGCTAATTCTGCACTGGCGATCGCTGTTGCTGTATTGTTACTAGATGTAGGTGTACAGGCAACCCAAGTGACTAATGTCGCAAGAATATACACTCTTGATGCTCAATCGAATAGTCGCATCAACACAGTTTACATGACTACCTATTTTATCGGCGGTTCTATAGGTACTAGCATTGGTCTATTATGCTGGAATCTCGGTGGTTGGAATTTGGTAACTTGGCAAATGTTATTTTTTACTGCGATCGCATTTTTTATTATCGTCAGACCTAAAACAACTACAGCAAGAACAAATAATAAATAATCAAACTTTCATTTTTGAATATTATTGTAAGACATCGCCTTGCACCAATAACTAAATTTTATGACCACTGTATTGCACCGAAGTGAGAAGAGTGAGAACCGCTATAATATTTTCTTATTGACAAGCTTAAATTAATTACTATAGTATATTAATTTACATGTAATTTAATGAGACAAACAATACAAAATAATCATGAGCAATAAAGTTAGCATTTTGATAGCAGCAGTATTGCTTGCAAATTCTACAGCCCTAAAGCCTTCGACTGCGACAGAAAAAAATCCTGCTTTGCTTGCTAATAATATTAGCTTTATAGCTCCAGAGCAAATTAAAATAGCACAAGCTATAGAACCTAGAGTTATTAAGCTTCGTCTAGCAGATTCTGGTGTTTCAGTAGGAAGTGTCTTGTCTTGGGGATTTGCTGGTTTGATTCAAAAAAGATCAACTGATTGGGTACGTTTAGAAATAAGTGATAATCAAGTAAAAGTAGTACATACTACAAGAACAACTAATTGGTTAACTCAGGTTTCTAAATGGTGGGATCATCCTGTCAGAAAAATTGCTTTTAAACCAGATTCTTGTAAAATCGATAACGTCTCAAATCAAGGTGGCTCAGATATAGAAACCCAATTACGAGAAATAAAAAAGCTATACGATTCTAAACTAATAACTGAGCAACAGTATCAAGAATTGCAGCGTAAAGTTATTAATCAAATAAATACAACACCAAACCAACCTACCACCAGTAATTCTGAATGTATTTTATTAGGAGAAAATGCGATAGTAAAACTTAAAGATATAACTTTATTAACTAAAGGAGAATTTAAAATTGAATATTTAGAGGGTAATGAATGGAAATATGCAGCCTTTAGAGTACCAGAAAAAGAATATCGCTAGCTAGTACAGCACGGCGTAAATAAACATACCATTGAAAATGGCGCAAAAGCTTGGAATACAATTATGCGTGAATGCGTGACTTCCGCCTTGCGGTACTAGCGCCTTGCATTCATAATTAATAATCCTTACATTGATATGGTGCGTTATCTAAAAGCGTAACGCACACTATGAAACATAATTTTTACGTTTTGTTTAATCCACATTAAAAATTATATAGGACTATAATTTGATTTCTGAAAAATCTCTGTAAAGCTTGAAAAGCGTGATTCCATATTCACTATTCCCCGCCTATCGCGCTTCTCTGCGAGACGCTTCTCTACGAGAGGCTTTACCAACATGAACGCGCACCACATAGAGAATTTCAAAAATCAAATATGATTCCTATAGGTAATTAGCAATTAATCTCTCTTAAAGAGTGAATTTAAAGCTAATATTAAGTACCGAGTAATTTTTACTGGCAAATAAATAGTCCATCAATTCGGAGAACAATTAGGACAAAAATCAGGACTAAATTTACAGAATTGACTGCCTGTCAATTGGTAAGCTGTACAATAAGGAAAACTGGTAACTTGAATTTTAGCTGCTTGCAATTTAGAAGCATTCGGCAACGTTTCTGTAAGTTTGGTTTTCTCAGCCATAAAAAGAGCTAAAAGCTTAGGAAACGCCATGCAAGCAGCAATGTTGAGCAGCGTTAGCAGTATAGCGTCTATCAAATTCATAGGTAATCATCTCCTGTGAAACGTAGGCGACGCCGAATAGCCCGCACTTCGGCTGCGCTCGTGACCATCGTAAACATCGCTGTTCTTAGCTGCAAACACAATCATTGCTTGCAGTCTATGTAAATTAACTTTAACATAAATTTTTGTAAATATAAACGTGGAATTCCTGGAATTATCATACACAGAAGAGAATGTGGATAATAAGGAAGGTTATTGTAGCGTAATAACAAAATAAGCTAAGAATTACGATTAGTTTACGATATTTAGGTAAGGTGTTATGTCAAAAACCCAAACCGCGTCTTCTTTCTTATCTAACATTAGTCAACAAGAACGCGAGGCATTAAAGCGGTTGGTAGATTACACAAATGTGGAATCGCTGCCAGAAATTTGGCCTTTGGCAGCTGGACGATTTGGTGATGTTGTCGCCCTCCGTAACCCTCATGCTAAACCAGAAGTAGCAATTACTTATACCCAGTTGGCAGAGCAAATGCGACTATTTGCTGCTGGATTGCAGGCGTTAGGAATAAAGGTAGGCGATCGCATTTCCTTAATTGCTGACAACAGTCCTCGCTGGTTTATTGCCGATCAAGGCATAATGACTGCTGGAGCGGTTGATGCGGTACGTAGCTCCCAAGCGGAAAAAGAAGAACTACTGTTTATCATTGCTAATAGTGGCAGTACGGCAATAGTAGTTGAGGATCTAAAGACACTTAAAAAACTGCAAGACCGTCTCAAAGATTTACCAATTCATCTGGTAATATTACTTTCGGATGAAGCACCACCGACAAACGAAACCCTAAAGGTGCTAAATTTTGCCCAGTTGATCGAAATTGGGAAAAATCATAATTTTGTGCCAGTCAAGCAAAATCGTGATGCTCTAGCAACCTTAATTTACACCTCTGGCACCACAGGTAAACCTAAGGGTGTAATGCTGTCTTATAGTAACTTGATGCACCAAGTGACAACCTTTGGCACAGTATTGCAACCAAATGCGGGCGATATGGTTCTCAGTATCCTACCTTCCTGGCACAGTTATGAACGAACTGTTGAATATTATTTACTATCTCAAGGTTGCACGCAAGTTTATACCAACTTGCGCTCTGTGAAAGCAGATTTGAGACAATTTAAACCCAACTACATGGTGGGTGTACCCCGCCTGTGGGAATCGATTTATGAAGGAGTGCAAAAGCAGTTCCGTGAGCAACCAGCCAATAAACAACGCCTAATTAACTTTTTATTGGGCAATAGCGAGAAATATATCAAAGCGCGGCGAGTTGCTCAAGGATTGGATTTAAATAATCTTCATGCTTCAGCGATCGAACGATTAACAGCTAAAATCCAAGCATCAGCTTTATTACCCCTCCATGCCTTGGGAGAACGACTGGTTTATGCCAAAGTGCGCGAAGCCACAGGAGGACAAGTTAAGCAGATGATTAGCGGCGGCGGTGCGCTTCCCAGACACATAGATAATTTCTTTGAAATTATTGGTGTCCAGATTTTGCAAGGTTATGGCTTGACAGAAACTTCTCCTGTTACCCATGTGCGGCGTCCTTGGCGAAATTTGATTGGTGCATCAGGGCAACCACTACCCGCTACAGAAGCTAAAATCGTAGATCCTGAGACAAAAGCGCCTCTACCAGTAGAAAAGCGAGGCTTAGTATTGTTGAGGGGGCCGCAGATTATGCAAGGCTATTACCAAAATCCCGAAGCGACAGCGAAAGCAATTGACGCTGAAGGTTGGTTTGATAGCGGCGATTTGGGTTGGCTGACACCACAAGACGACTTGGTGCTAACTGGCAGAGCAAAGGATACGATTGTATTGACTAACGGCGAAAACATCGAACCACAGCCAATTGAAGATGTGTGTTTGCGATCGCCATATATCGATCAAATTATGCTCGTCGGGCAAGATCAGCGCAGCCTGGGAGCCTTAATTGTCCCCAATGTCGAAGCCTTAGAAAAATGGGCAGCAAGTCAGAATTTGACACTGGATACGCAGAATGATGCGGTTGCTTCTTCACCTAGTCAAAAAATTGACTTGGAGAGTAGAATGATCCAGGATTTATTTCGCCAAGAATTAAATCGGGAAGTACAAAATCGTCCAGGTTATCGACCGGATGACCGCATTGGAACGTTTAGACTGATTCTGGAACCGTTTTCCATCGAAAATGGCTTGATGACACAAACACTAAAAGTTCGCCGACACGTCGTTACGGAACGCTATCACGATATTATTGACGGCATGTTTGCCTAATCATTCCACCTCCCAACTAGTAAGAGTGAACGTGAAATATTTATGGATGTCTCCAAATCTAACTTGCTCCTGAAACGCGTCGTTAACGTCAAAGTTATTGTTACTCCCCTCTGGAAAGAGGAAGTACAACAGCAGCTGCAAACGCAAATCAATCAACTCGATCAGCAACTGCAACAGCTAGACGTAGAAGGACAAAGAGCGATCGCGGCAATTCAAAAGCAGAGTCTGCAACCACCAGGCCCCCAGACTCTTCAACAAATTGATAATATCCAACTCCAAGTCAATCAAAAGAAAAGTGAATTTCTAGAGCAGAAAAATCAATTGCTGCAAAACCTCCAGCAAGTGCAGTTTCTTCAGCAAGATCAAGAAGTCAACCAATTCCAAATGGAAGGCTTTTTCCGGGTAGAGATCGGTGATAACCTGATTAGTAAAATGCAGGTAGAAATCGTCTTGCGCGATGGCGTTGTCGAAGAAATTCGCGGCGACATTTAATAAAGTTATAAGTTAGGAGTTAGGAGTTATGAGTTATGAGTTATGAGTTATGAGTTATGAGTTATGAGTTTAAATTCCTAACTCTTAACTAACTCCTCACTCCTCACTCCTAACTCCTAACTAACTCCTCACTCCTCACTCCTAACTAACTCCTCACTCCTCACTCCTAACTCTTAACTAACTCCTCACTCCTCACTCCTAACTCCTAACTAACTCCTCACTCCGGCCCAAACAATTTGCCAGACTGGAGGTGAGCTAATAAAAAGCGATCGCCCAAAAGTAGTCATCTCAACTCGATATTTAATACCAACTGAATCATCACCCCCCTTGATTTGCGTAATCGTCACAAGGGCTTGATTTCGTTGTGGATAAGCTACCTCTACCTTTCGCGTTCCTCCCACTGATGCTATGTCGTCAAAGGCATTCAGGGCGAGGGTAGCAGGATCACTACCTTGGAGAGATGAGGTGAGCTTTTCTAAAGCTATGGTTTTATAATCGGAACGCTCTGAGTATGCCACAACCTCTTGAGACTGATGTATTGCTGCCACTTGCTGGGTTTGTACATCAGTAGTCTCAACAATCGGTGCAAATGGCTGGCCCTGGATAATATAAACTCCAGCGCTAGCAGTCGCAAAGATACTTAGTATCACAATCAAAAAGAATTTCAACTTTGCCGACATAAAAGTAAACAGGAATTTCAAATAGGTTTATGACCAATTTTGAATTCTAGATTGAACTGTATCCTATATCCTCTACCTGTGAGAAGCTCCTGTATCTTAAGCAGTGGTTATGAGGAATATAAATAGCAATCCCATTTAATCTGTGAGAAACTCGTGATGGTTGTTCCAAGTCAACGACTAAAACGAGATCGAGATATTGGCTAACCATCGAGCATAGCTCTGTATTATAGACCTCTAAGTTATATTTAGGTTCCTGGAGAGACGCGATTAATCGCGTCTGTACAAGAGTTAGGAGTTAGGAACTCCCCCCCATTCCCCACTCCCCACTCCCTACTCCCCAATTAAAATATAAAATCTCCAGTCCAAAACTCTCCCACCAAGATACAATTCGATCTGATAAAAGCTGTTAAAGTCCATAAACCATTGATTCCCAAACCACCCTATGAGCATTCACGAAGTATTTATGCCGGCGCTGAGTTCCACCATGACGGAAGGCAAAATCGTTTCCTGGGTGAAATCGCCAGGGGACAAAGTGGAAAAAGGCGAAACAGTGGTGGTTGTAGAGTCAGATAAGGCAGATATGGATGTAGAAACCTTTTATGAAGGCTTTCTTGCTCATATCATAGTTGAAGCTGGTGAAACTGCCCCCGTAGGATCTGCGATCGCCTTCATCGCCGAAACGGAAGCTGAAATTGAACAGGCTAAATCTCTTGCCAATTCCGGCGGCGCGGCTGCTACTACTACCTCTTCCCCTGAACCAGTCCCCGCCACAGCTTCAGCTGCCACACCTGCCTTAGCGTCTCAAAACGGGTCTAACCACAAAGAAGGAAGGCTTGTAGCTTCACCCCGGGCCCGCAAATTAGCCAAAGAACTCAAAGTTGATTTAACTACACTCCAAGGCAGTGGCCCCCACGGTCGCATTGTCGCTGAAGATGTGGAAGCATTGTCTAATCAGGGCAAGCAACCTGCACCTGCCCCAGTTGCCCCACCAGCGCCTGTACCAACCAGCGCCCCAGTTGCACCCCCAGCACCTCGCACACCCGCACCCGCGCCAGCAGTAGCGGCTGTTCCTGGTCAAATCGTGCCTCTAACTACCTTCCAAAATGCGGTAGTGCGGAACATGGTAGCTACCATATCCGTGCCCGTCTTCCGTGTCGGTTATACAATTACTACTGATGGGTTAGACAAACTTTATAAACAAATTAAATCCAAAGGTGTGACAATGACAGCGCTACTGGCGAAAGCTGTAGCGGTAACGTTGCAAAAACACCCATTGTTAAATGCTAGTTACTCAGACCAGGGTATTGTTTATCATTCTGATATCAACATTTCTGTAGCTGTGGCGATGGATGATGGCGGATTAATTACACCTGTGCTGCAAAATGCAGACGCAGTTGATATATATTCTCTATCGCGTACTTGGAAGTCTTTGGTAGAACGTGCCAGGGCAAAACAACTACAGCCCCAAGAATACAACAGTGGTACTTTTACCCTGTCCAATTTGGGGATGTTTGGCGTGGATAAATTTGATGCGATTTTGCCGCCTGGACAAGGTTCAATTTTAGCGATCGGGGCATCCCGCCCGCAAGTAGTAGCAACATCTGACGGTTTATTTGGCGTGCGCCAACAAATGCAAGTAAATATTACTTCTGACCACCGGATTATTTATGGTGCCCATGCTGCGGCGTTCTTGCAAGATTTAGCGAAATTGATTGAGACAAATCCTCAATCTTTGACAATGTAATTTTGAAAAGACACCAAATTTAAATGTTAGCGCTATCAGCGAACAGCAGTTTTTCGTAGAGTAGCGCTAACAACAAACAATACTTAATAACTCTACCTCGTGAACGATCTTTAAGTTTTAATAACCACTCTGTCAGTCTGACTAATTCCTCCAGATTATTCGCTACACAAGATTTCCATCCTTGCATTTTTATAGATTGAACTGCGCCTTTGACAAACACAGGAAATCCTAATAATTGGGCAGCTTCAGCCATTAATTTATTTTCGCTAGCGCTGGCAGATGGCTCTATTTGTTCAGTCGATTCACTTAAAACAATCATTTCTTCCTCAGCGTACCTCTGCGCTTACCTCAGCGTCCCTCTGCGTTTAAAAAATAAAAAAGGTGGGCATTACCCACCCGACAAACTTATCCCTTAACACAAAGAACTTGCTTAAGCGTCGCTACAACTTCAACCAAATCCGCTTGATTTTCCATAACTTGTTCTATCGGTTTATAAGCACCAGGAATTTCATCTAACACGCCCTCATCTTTGCGGCATTCCACACCATTTGTTTGCTCTATCAAATCATCAAGTGTATAGACATTTTTAGCCTTATTTCTAGACATCAAACGCCCTGCACCGTGAGAACAAGAACAAAAACTGTGGGCATTACCTTTACCCTTAACGATGAAAGACTTTGCCCCCATGGAACCCGGAATAATCCCATAATCTTCAGTCTGGGCGCGGACTGCACCTTTACGAGTAACGTAAACATCCTCATCAAAATGCACTTCTTTTTCGGCGTAATTGTGATGACAATTAACCTGCAATAAAGGTTTAGTTGCCTTCCCACCGACTAAATGCTTCTCAACTATGTGCTTAAAACGCGCCATCATCACATCACGGTTGACACGCGCATAGTTTTGTGACCATTGCAAATCATGCCAGTATGCTTGAAATTCTGGCGTACCAGCGACAAAATGAGCCAAATCAGGGTCAGGCAATTTATTACCAGCCATCCTTGCTAATTCTCTGGCTGTATGAATATGACACTGGGCGAGTTTATTGCCGATGTTACGCGAACCA contains:
- a CDS encoding dihydrolipoamide acetyltransferase family protein; the encoded protein is MSIHEVFMPALSSTMTEGKIVSWVKSPGDKVEKGETVVVVESDKADMDVETFYEGFLAHIIVEAGETAPVGSAIAFIAETEAEIEQAKSLANSGGAAATTTSSPEPVPATASAATPALASQNGSNHKEGRLVASPRARKLAKELKVDLTTLQGSGPHGRIVAEDVEALSNQGKQPAPAPVAPPAPVPTSAPVAPPAPRTPAPAPAVAAVPGQIVPLTTFQNAVVRNMVATISVPVFRVGYTITTDGLDKLYKQIKSKGVTMTALLAKAVAVTLQKHPLLNASYSDQGIVYHSDINISVAVAMDDGGLITPVLQNADAVDIYSLSRTWKSLVERARAKQLQPQEYNSGTFTLSNLGMFGVDKFDAILPPGQGSILAIGASRPQVVATSDGLFGVRQQMQVNITSDHRIIYGAHAAAFLQDLAKLIETNPQSLTM
- a CDS encoding AMP-dependent synthetase/ligase; protein product: MSKTQTASSFLSNISQQEREALKRLVDYTNVESLPEIWPLAAGRFGDVVALRNPHAKPEVAITYTQLAEQMRLFAAGLQALGIKVGDRISLIADNSPRWFIADQGIMTAGAVDAVRSSQAEKEELLFIIANSGSTAIVVEDLKTLKKLQDRLKDLPIHLVILLSDEAPPTNETLKVLNFAQLIEIGKNHNFVPVKQNRDALATLIYTSGTTGKPKGVMLSYSNLMHQVTTFGTVLQPNAGDMVLSILPSWHSYERTVEYYLLSQGCTQVYTNLRSVKADLRQFKPNYMVGVPRLWESIYEGVQKQFREQPANKQRLINFLLGNSEKYIKARRVAQGLDLNNLHASAIERLTAKIQASALLPLHALGERLVYAKVREATGGQVKQMISGGGALPRHIDNFFEIIGVQILQGYGLTETSPVTHVRRPWRNLIGASGQPLPATEAKIVDPETKAPLPVEKRGLVLLRGPQIMQGYYQNPEATAKAIDAEGWFDSGDLGWLTPQDDLVLTGRAKDTIVLTNGENIEPQPIEDVCLRSPYIDQIMLVGQDQRSLGALIVPNVEALEKWAASQNLTLDTQNDAVASSPSQKIDLESRMIQDLFRQELNREVQNRPGYRPDDRIGTFRLILEPFSIENGLMTQTLKVRRHVVTERYHDIIDGMFA
- a CDS encoding RtcB family protein; its protein translation is MPYEKLEITTPAPVFSWANHSLGPEETKMAKNVASLPFVFKHVALMPDVHLGKGALVGSVIATKEAIIPAAVGVDIGCGMSAIKTSFTAAQLEGKLKKIRLDIEAAIPTGFNENKDVEKSVSNWQHWDDFKDLHRGVQDLQSKAMKQMGSLGGGNHFIEVCLDTENQVWLMLHSGSRNIGNKLAQCHIHTARELARMAGNKLPDPDLAHFVAGTPEFQAYWHDLQWSQNYARVNRDVMMARFKHIVEKHLVGGKATKPLLQVNCHHNYAEKEVHFDEDVYVTRKGAVRAQTEDYGIIPGSMGAKSFIVKGKGNAHSFCSCSHGAGRLMSRNKAKNVYTLDDLIEQTNGVECRKDEGVLDEIPGAYKPIEQVMENQADLVEVVATLKQVLCVKG
- a CDS encoding YlqD family protein; this encodes MDVSKSNLLLKRVVNVKVIVTPLWKEEVQQQLQTQINQLDQQLQQLDVEGQRAIAAIQKQSLQPPGPQTLQQIDNIQLQVNQKKSEFLEQKNQLLQNLQQVQFLQQDQEVNQFQMEGFFRVEIGDNLISKMQVEIVLRDGVVEEIRGDI
- a CDS encoding MFS transporter, coding for MEKQILSNTLTKVQVLIMAIASGVCVANVYYNQPILKDIASSFRVSEGEAGSISVLTQVGYGLGIFFLIPLGDKINKKKLILCLLTCLFCLLIGMTFSQNIVEVWILSIAIGIATVSAQIILPLAASIDRVTTGQTVGNIFTGILIGVLGARVFSGYIAEWLSWRYVYGFSAGMILIVIVLLNIYLPSVKNEFNGYYLELLSSTLHQLKRFSLLREASLISGLLFGVFCSFWTTLTFHLSGAPFNFQSDTIGMYGFVAIAGALMAPVFGKLADQGNSRRSLTLAVSMVIAGLVIAKIAANSALAIAVAVLLLDVGVQATQVTNVARIYTLDAQSNSRINTVYMTTYFIGGSIGTSIGLLCWNLGGWNLVTWQMLFFTAIAFFIIVRPKTTTARTNNK